A single Candidatus Thalassolituus haligoni DNA region contains:
- a CDS encoding NAD(P)-binding domain-containing protein yields the protein MTQRVAIIGAGPSGLAQLRAFQSAQAKGADIPELVCFEKQTDWGGQWNYTWRTGLDKNGEPVPSSMYRYLWSNGPKEALEFADYSFDEHFGKAIASYPPREVLWDYIKGRVEKADVRKYIRFNSPVRHIEYNVASDNFTVSVHDHNEDRVYEEDFDFVVVASGHFSTPYVPEYPGFGSFGGRILHAHDFRDALEFKDKDILVVGSSYSAEDIGSQCYKYGARSITSCYRSAPMGYKWPANWEEKPAMTHVDVNTVFFSDGSSKKIDAIILCTGYLHSFPFLPEALRLKTNNRLWPLGLYKGVAWEENTKLFYLGMQDQWYSFNMFDAQAWYARDLIMGRIPMPSKETMKAHSALWRENELKLVTDKENYEFQGAYIQELIDETDYPSFDIPAVNETFLQWKKHKKQDIMKFRDYSFPSVITGTPSPAHHTPWLYALDDSLEAYLSDEPKPEEIRHAAGE from the coding sequence ATGACCCAACGCGTTGCGATTATTGGCGCTGGCCCCAGTGGTCTGGCCCAATTGCGAGCTTTCCAGTCTGCCCAAGCCAAGGGGGCCGACATTCCTGAACTGGTGTGTTTCGAGAAACAAACCGATTGGGGTGGCCAGTGGAACTACACCTGGCGCACCGGCCTGGACAAAAACGGCGAACCGGTACCCAGCTCCATGTACCGCTACCTGTGGTCAAACGGCCCGAAAGAAGCGCTGGAATTTGCCGACTACAGCTTCGACGAGCACTTCGGCAAAGCCATCGCCTCCTACCCGCCACGGGAAGTACTGTGGGATTACATCAAGGGCCGGGTCGAAAAAGCCGACGTGCGCAAGTACATCCGCTTTAACTCTCCGGTTCGTCATATTGAATACAACGTAGCCAGCGACAATTTCACCGTGTCTGTTCACGACCACAACGAAGACAGGGTTTATGAGGAAGACTTTGACTTCGTGGTGGTCGCCAGCGGTCACTTTTCGACCCCATACGTACCGGAATATCCTGGCTTCGGCAGCTTTGGCGGTCGCATCCTGCACGCCCACGACTTCCGCGATGCACTGGAATTCAAGGACAAGGACATTTTGGTGGTCGGCTCCAGCTACTCCGCCGAAGATATTGGCTCCCAGTGTTACAAATACGGCGCCCGCTCGATTACCTCCTGCTACCGCAGTGCGCCGATGGGCTACAAATGGCCCGCCAACTGGGAAGAAAAACCGGCCATGACCCACGTTGACGTCAATACCGTGTTCTTCTCCGATGGCAGCAGCAAAAAAATCGACGCCATTATCCTCTGTACCGGCTACCTGCACTCCTTCCCCTTCCTGCCAGAAGCCCTGCGCCTGAAAACCAACAACCGCCTGTGGCCACTGGGTCTGTACAAAGGCGTAGCGTGGGAAGAAAACACCAAGCTGTTTTACCTCGGCATGCAAGACCAGTGGTACAGCTTCAACATGTTTGATGCCCAAGCCTGGTATGCCCGCGACCTGATCATGGGGCGCATTCCCATGCCCTCGAAAGAAACAATGAAAGCCCACAGCGCGTTGTGGCGCGAGAACGAACTCAAGCTGGTAACCGACAAGGAAAACTACGAGTTCCAGGGGGCCTACATTCAGGAACTGATCGACGAAACCGATTACCCCAGCTTCGACATCCCGGCAGTGAACGAAACCTTCCTGCAATGGAAGAAGCACAAGAAGCAAGACATCATGAAATTCCGCGACTACTCCTTCCCTTCCGTTATAACCGGTACGCCGTCACCGGCGCACCACACCCCCTGGTTGTATGCACTGGACGACTCGCTGGAAGCCTACCTCAGCGACGAACCCAAGCCGGAAGAAATACGGCACGCGGCGGGCGAATAA